A single Rhinolophus ferrumequinum isolate MPI-CBG mRhiFer1 chromosome 12, mRhiFer1_v1.p, whole genome shotgun sequence DNA region contains:
- the SLC31A2 gene encoding probable low affinity copper uptake protein 2, which produces MEMHFFFSDKVVLLFDFWSVHSPAGMALSVLVVLLLAVLYESIKFGKAKLLHQALVSMPISTSQQLIEETDQDSSSSESSPVSGTCLRWFLCHFGQSLVHVAQVVLGYFVMLAVMSYNTWIFLGVVLGSAVGYYVAYPLLSMD; this is translated from the exons ATGGAG ATGCATTTCTTCTTCTCAGATAAGGTGGTGCTTCTATTTGATTTCTGGAGTGTCCACAGTCCTGCAG GCATGGCTCTGTCGGTGTTGGTGGTTCTGCTCCTGGCTGTGTTGTATGAAAGCATCAAGTTTGGTAAAGCCAAGCTGCTCCACCAGGCTCTGGTGAGCATGCCCATTTCCACCAGCCAGCAGCTCATTGAGGAGACAGACCAGGATTCTTCAAGCTCAGAGTCATCCCCAGTCAGCGGCACCTGCCTCAG GTGGTTTTTGTGTCACTTTGGCCAGTCTCTAGTCCATGTCGCTCAGGTGGTCCTCGGCTACTTCGTGATGCTGGCTGTAATGTCCTATAACACCTGGATTTTCCTCGGTGTGGTCCTGGGTTCAGCCGTGGGCTACTACGTAGCCTACCCACTTCTCAGCATGGATTAG